Genomic segment of Niallia taxi:
TGAAACCAACTATATATGATGTTGCAAAAAAAGCTAATGTATCTATATCTACTGTATCTAAAGTTCTAAATGATACAGGTAGTATCAGTGATAAAACCAAAAAGAAAATTTGGGATGTTATTGACGAGTTGCGGTATCAACCAAGTCTAGTTCTATCTGCTAAAAAGGCATTAAAAACAATTGGTGTATTAATCCCTGACATCTCTAATCCGTTTATGGCTGAAATTACTAGGGCAATCGAGGATAGTGGGAGAAAACATGGATTTAGTGTCATTATTTGCAGCACTGATAATGATTCTACTAAAGAAGAAGAATATATTTCTATGCTTAAACAAAAATATGTAGATGGCATAATAGTTGCGACAGGCTTGAGAGGTAGTCAAGCAATCCGAGAATTAATAGAAAGTGATATGCCAGTAGCTATGCTTTCTAGAGATGTACCTTATTTACCAGTTCATACGGTGGTGGTAGATGATTTTCAGGGTGGATATGATGCTGCGGTTCACTTAACAAACTTAGGGCATAAAAAGGTAGCAATGATTGCAGAAGACATAAATATTCCTTCCATAAAAAAACGTGTCGATGGTTTTAAAGAAGGGATACAAATTTCAGGGATAGCTATTGATGATTTACCCATCTTATATAGTTCCCTTAACTTAAATGAGTGCAGAAAAGTGTGTTTAGAATTATTAAAGGATACTGAAAAAAGACCAACTGCTATTTTTGTCTCAACAGAGATGCTGGCTTTTGGGGTGTTACAAGCGGCTAGATTACTAAATTTACAGGTGCCTACACAGTTGTCTCTTATAGGGTTTGATAACAGCATGTTAGCTAAACTTAGTGATCCAGCATTAACAACGATAGCTCAACCAATAGAAGAAATGGGAGCTAAAGTGATAGATTTGCTTGTCGATGAAATTACTAATCAAAATCAAGATGGAAGAAAAAAGGTTACACAGCGAATTACGCTGTCACCGTATTTAATCACCCGTGATTCGACATCTCCTTATGTTAAACCATAGGAAATCTTATATCCAATTAACATCTTTAGAAAAAATGACACCTAGAAAATAGCTTTAAGTCTGTTCTTCTCATCGGAAAAGGGAGATAGATAGAAACATATACGAATAAGCTATCTCCCTTTCCATTAAACTTAGGGGGATTAATATGAAATCAAAAAAGGCTTATATTAATTTAATCTATTTTTTTGGAGCTTTAGGTGGATTATTATTTGGGTATGATACCGGAGTAATTTCAGGTGCCTTACTTTTTATAAAGGAAGATTTAGGATTAACACCATTTATGGAAGGGTTAGTGGTAAGTGGCGTTTTAATCGGAGCTTTATTAGGAGCGGCACTTTGCGGGCCTTTTGCAGATCGTGTCGGACGGAAAAAGGCCATTATATGGTTAGGTGTGCTTTTTTCTATCGGAGCAGTTGGAACAGGACTGGCAAAGAATGTAGAAATGTTAATACTGTTTCGAATTGAATTAGGGGTTGCTGTAGGGGGCGCATCCGCAATAGTTCCCTTGTATTTATCCGAAATGGCTCCGGCGGCAATTAGGGGTAGAGTGGCCTCGTTAAATACACTAATGAATTCAATAGGAATTCTAATGGCATATCTTGTTAATTTTGTGTTTGCTTCATCTGGTTCTTGGGATTGGATGCTATTATTAGCCGTTGTACCTTCTCTTCTATTAATGCTAGGTATGTTTTTTATGCCAGAAAGTCCACGCTGGTTATTGCATAAAGGAAGAGAAGAGGAAGCGCGAAGTGTATTACTATTAACTAGAGACGCTAAGAAAATCGATGAAGAAATAAAGAATGTAAATGAATTAAAGCCAGAAGGAAAGGTACCTTTCTCTGAACTATTTTCTCCTTTAATGCGCCCAATTCTCTTCATTGGAATAGGGGTAGCCATATTTCAGCAAATAATCGGAACAAACACGATCATATATTACACTCCTACTATTTTAGCTGATTCTGGGATGGGGTCATCAAGCGCCATTGCTGGAACTATTGGAATAGGTATTGTTAATGTATTATTCACAATAATCGGAACGATATTGATTGATAAAATAGGTCGCAGGCTGTTAATGCTTATTGGAAATATTGGTATGTCTATTGCCCTTGGTATATTAGGGATTAGTACATGGTTATTTCAAGCACCGAGCTGGTTATTATTAGGTTGTTTATGTTTATTTATGGTAGCGTATTCAGCGAGTTGGGGAATGGTCGTATGGGTTGTTTTAGGTGAAATATTCCCATTGAAAATAAGAGGAACTGCAATTGGTTTTGCAAGCACAAGCTTATGGTTAGCAAATATTGTTGTTTCATTATCGTTTCCGGTATTGTTATCAAGTTTAGGATCTAGCATTCTATTCCTCCTATATGCTGCAATAGGTATATTAGCTTTTCTCTTTGTCTATAAATTTGTTCCAGAAACAAAAGGGAAAACACTAGAAGAAATTGAAGAAGAAATTACATCTAAAAACTACAAACTAGAGGGAGAAGACAGAAATGTTCGAGCATAAAAATATACGTTTAGGAATATCCCCAATCGGGTGGAGTAATGATGATATGCCTGAACTTGGTAGTGATAATACCTTTGAACAGTGTATAAGTGAAATAGCACTTGCTGGATTTGAAGGAACAGAAGTTGGTGTAAAATTTCCAGAAGATTCCGTTATATTGAAGAAGTTATTAAAAATTAGGGGTATTCAAATAGCAAGTCAGTGGTTTAGTTCCTATCTTTGTTCAACCTCTTATGAAGAGAATGAACGAGAATTTATCAAGACATTGGACTTTTTAGAAAAGGTAGAAGCGACAAAAATTAATATTTGTGAATTAACTCATTGTCTTTTTGCTTCAGAACAATCTATGTTTGGTGAAAATAAGCCAATTGCAACAGATGAAGAATGGGAATTGCTATGTACAGGATTGGATAAACTCGGAAAAATCGCAAAGGATAGAGGCTTTACTTTATGCTATCACCATCACATGGCTACCATTGTTCAAACGGTTGGCGAAACAAAACGCTTATTGGAAAATACAAACCCGGACTATGTTTCCTTATGTTTTGACACAGGACATTTTATGTTTTCAAATGAGGATCCGAAAGAGGCTGCAAAAGCATTTGGAAAAAGAATTGGTCATATACACTTAAAGGATATTCGCAAGGAAAAAATGAAGGAAGCAGTAGATAAAGGATTCGGATTCAGAAAATCGGTTTTAGAGGGTTGTTTCACGGTACCAGGAGATGGAATGCTTGATTTCGAAAGCATTTTGAAGGAGCTAAATAATATAGGGTATGAAGGTTGGTTTATAGTAGAGGCTGAACAAAATCCTGCAATTGCGAACCCTTTTGAAAACGCTTTAAACGCTAGGCGGTTTATAAAGCAACTTATTCAAATATAAATTAATCACTGGAGGAATTAAAATGAGTAGAGATTTTGGTTTATGTTTATGGTCATTTGGAGATATTTCTGTTGAGGAAAAATGTAAAATCGCAAAAGAGATTGGTGTAGAGGGAGTAGAGGTTCAAGGAGATTTAACACAAAACCCAAACGAACTGGCCAATATATTGAGCACTTATAAATTAAAGATTTTATCTGTTACACCTGATAATGTCGATATTTCTAGCGTAAATGAAGGAGTAAGATTAAAGGCAGTCCAATATTTCTTAGATTTATTGAGTTGGGCGAGTGAGCTAGGGGCAAAGAGAATTTGTTTACATGGAGATGTAGGTAAAACAGCAGGATCTGGGGATAATGAAATCGATTGGCATCTTCTAGTCGATAGTACAAAAACATTGATGAGCAAAGCAGAAGCTTTAAATATCGAAGTAGTATTTGAGGTATTGAACCGCTATGAGAACCATCAAATTATCACAAACAAAGAAGCTTTAAGTCTAATTAAAGCTGTTAATAGCCCGAATTTATTTGTACTACTAGATGCATATCATATGAATATCGAAGAAGCAGACCCAATTGATGCAATAAAAAAAGCTGGAAGAAAGCTAGGTGTTTACCATGTGGCTGACTCCAATCGTCAAGCCGTAGGGAATGGCCATGCTAATATAAAGGGACAGATAGAGGCATTACATGAAATAAACTATAATGGTCCCATTATTATGGAAATGATGGCAGAAGGACCAAATCCTTTTACTGCAGTAAAGGGAGAAGATTATCTTCAGGTGCTAACCAATTATTATAAAACTTCACTTGAAACATTAAAATCTTGGGATGAAATAATTTACACTAAATGAGGCTTCAAATACAACGAAAAAATGCTGTCGTAATGACAGCATTTTTGGATATGTTTTAAGCCTTATTGTGCTTGCTAACTTTATCGCTATTTGAAAA
This window contains:
- a CDS encoding sugar porter family MFS transporter — translated: MKSKKAYINLIYFFGALGGLLFGYDTGVISGALLFIKEDLGLTPFMEGLVVSGVLIGALLGAALCGPFADRVGRKKAIIWLGVLFSIGAVGTGLAKNVEMLILFRIELGVAVGGASAIVPLYLSEMAPAAIRGRVASLNTLMNSIGILMAYLVNFVFASSGSWDWMLLLAVVPSLLLMLGMFFMPESPRWLLHKGREEEARSVLLLTRDAKKIDEEIKNVNELKPEGKVPFSELFSPLMRPILFIGIGVAIFQQIIGTNTIIYYTPTILADSGMGSSSAIAGTIGIGIVNVLFTIIGTILIDKIGRRLLMLIGNIGMSIALGILGISTWLFQAPSWLLLGCLCLFMVAYSASWGMVVWVVLGEIFPLKIRGTAIGFASTSLWLANIVVSLSFPVLLSSLGSSILFLLYAAIGILAFLFVYKFVPETKGKTLEEIEEEITSKNYKLEGEDRNVRA
- a CDS encoding sugar phosphate isomerase/epimerase family protein — its product is MSRDFGLCLWSFGDISVEEKCKIAKEIGVEGVEVQGDLTQNPNELANILSTYKLKILSVTPDNVDISSVNEGVRLKAVQYFLDLLSWASELGAKRICLHGDVGKTAGSGDNEIDWHLLVDSTKTLMSKAEALNIEVVFEVLNRYENHQIITNKEALSLIKAVNSPNLFVLLDAYHMNIEEADPIDAIKKAGRKLGVYHVADSNRQAVGNGHANIKGQIEALHEINYNGPIIMEMMAEGPNPFTAVKGEDYLQVLTNYYKTSLETLKSWDEIIYTK
- a CDS encoding LacI family DNA-binding transcriptional regulator, which translates into the protein MKPTIYDVAKKANVSISTVSKVLNDTGSISDKTKKKIWDVIDELRYQPSLVLSAKKALKTIGVLIPDISNPFMAEITRAIEDSGRKHGFSVIICSTDNDSTKEEEYISMLKQKYVDGIIVATGLRGSQAIRELIESDMPVAMLSRDVPYLPVHTVVVDDFQGGYDAAVHLTNLGHKKVAMIAEDINIPSIKKRVDGFKEGIQISGIAIDDLPILYSSLNLNECRKVCLELLKDTEKRPTAIFVSTEMLAFGVLQAARLLNLQVPTQLSLIGFDNSMLAKLSDPALTTIAQPIEEMGAKVIDLLVDEITNQNQDGRKKVTQRITLSPYLITRDSTSPYVKP
- the iolE gene encoding myo-inosose-2 dehydratase, translated to MFEHKNIRLGISPIGWSNDDMPELGSDNTFEQCISEIALAGFEGTEVGVKFPEDSVILKKLLKIRGIQIASQWFSSYLCSTSYEENEREFIKTLDFLEKVEATKINICELTHCLFASEQSMFGENKPIATDEEWELLCTGLDKLGKIAKDRGFTLCYHHHMATIVQTVGETKRLLENTNPDYVSLCFDTGHFMFSNEDPKEAAKAFGKRIGHIHLKDIRKEKMKEAVDKGFGFRKSVLEGCFTVPGDGMLDFESILKELNNIGYEGWFIVEAEQNPAIANPFENALNARRFIKQLIQI